From Aquificaceae bacterium, a single genomic window includes:
- a CDS encoding radical SAM protein, whose protein sequence is MDRLVLERLTEQKESPEYLQISMAAAMTLGMVPGQFYRNTRLSCINTLLTYPSGCHATCAYCGLQKAREMEYSKKNFIRVEWPTVKLDDIIERAKKVGHVERLCIAQITHPRAIRDTKYVLKRVLSELGDQLFVSLLINATGTTYEDMEDYKRLGADTVTVAIDCGTPEVFEKLRGKPMNSPHRWETFWKVLHWACDVMGDGYAGCHLVVGLGETEQEMIETIQRVRDLGARTHLFSFWPEEGSMMEKEKPCPAPQFRRVQFARYLIDNQIARYEDMKFNEKGQVVDFGIGKDTFEELFWSGRPFMTSGCRGKTSEVACNRPFGDSSVSDIKSYPFRPDRSDLQRIRKQLFDYEMTTNYPDVLNPSVFRYQ, encoded by the coding sequence ATGGACAGACTGGTTCTTGAAAGGCTCACAGAGCAGAAGGAAAGCCCCGAATACCTTCAGATAAGCATGGCTGCTGCTATGACCCTCGGTATGGTGCCGGGACAGTTTTACAGAAATACAAGGCTTAGCTGTATAAACACGCTTCTTACCTATCCCTCAGGGTGCCATGCCACCTGTGCCTACTGCGGTCTACAGAAGGCGAGGGAGATGGAATACTCCAAGAAGAACTTCATAAGGGTGGAGTGGCCCACCGTAAAGCTGGACGATATCATAGAAAGGGCAAAGAAGGTGGGTCATGTGGAGAGGCTATGCATAGCGCAGATAACCCACCCAAGAGCTATAAGGGATACAAAGTATGTGCTCAAAAGAGTCCTTTCTGAGCTTGGAGACCAGCTCTTTGTATCCCTTCTCATAAACGCCACTGGCACCACTTACGAGGATATGGAGGACTACAAAAGGCTGGGTGCGGACACGGTGACCGTTGCCATAGACTGCGGAACGCCTGAGGTTTTTGAAAAGCTTCGTGGAAAACCCATGAACAGCCCTCACAGATGGGAAACCTTTTGGAAGGTGCTCCACTGGGCCTGTGATGTGATGGGGGATGGTTACGCAGGGTGCCATCTTGTGGTGGGGCTTGGTGAGACAGAGCAAGAGATGATAGAGACCATACAGAGGGTAAGAGACCTTGGTGCAAGGACGCACCTTTTCTCCTTCTGGCCAGAAGAAGGCTCCATGATGGAAAAGGAAAAGCCATGCCCCGCACCTCAGTTTAGAAGGGTTCAGTTTGCCAGATACCTCATAGACAACCAGATTGCCCGGTATGAGGATATGAAGTTCAACGAAAAAGGTCAGGTGGTGGACTTTGGCATAGGTAAAGATACCTTTGAAGAGCTCTTCTGGAGCGGAAGACCCTTCATGACCTCAGGATGCAGGGGCAAAACTTCAGAAGTTGCCTGCAACAGACCCTTTGGAGACAGCTCCGTGAGCGACATAAAGAGCTACCCCTTCAGGCCAGATAGGTCCGACCTTCAGAGGATAAGAAAGCAGCTCTTTGACTATGAGATGACCACCAACTATCCGGATGTGCTCAACCCCAGCGTCTTCAGGTATCAATGA
- a CDS encoding DUF309 domain-containing protein: MKERELLEEAKRLWDSGDFYSAHELLEDVWRLFPKEDRFSRNCYQGLIRLAIAYNHYLCGRRDSCLRVLRMVYEQLQPCREGFRGIDTAYLLEWVEVHIQALESGGEIDSFPIFPLSGNL; the protein is encoded by the coding sequence TTGAAAGAGAGAGAGCTTCTCGAGGAAGCTAAAAGGCTCTGGGACAGCGGAGATTTCTACTCTGCTCACGAGCTGTTAGAAGATGTGTGGAGGCTCTTTCCAAAGGAGGACAGGTTTTCAAGAAACTGCTATCAGGGCCTTATAAGACTTGCCATAGCCTACAACCATTATCTGTGTGGAAGAAGAGATAGCTGTTTAAGAGTTCTCAGGATGGTTTATGAGCAGCTCCAGCCATGCAGGGAGGGTTTCAGGGGTATAGATACCGCATACCTTCTTGAGTGGGTAGAAGTGCATATTCAGGCTTTAGAGTCTGGAGGGGAGATAGATAGCTTCCCCATCTTTCCCCTTTCAGGAAACCTCTAA
- a CDS encoding FUN14 domain-containing protein — translation MNWGDLLLDMGYAGFAGFVVGFATRRVLNLFLLLLGLYILSLMWLASKGIVEVHWGQLFVLFRGMFEGFTEFVQGLIRKLAFAGSFAVGFALGFKA, via the coding sequence ATGAACTGGGGTGACCTGCTTTTAGATATGGGCTATGCGGGCTTTGCCGGCTTTGTGGTAGGGTTTGCAACCAGAAGGGTGCTCAACCTTTTCCTGCTCCTGCTTGGTCTTTACATACTCTCTCTCATGTGGCTCGCCAGCAAAGGGATAGTTGAGGTCCACTGGGGTCAGCTTTTTGTCCTCTTCAGGGGTATGTTTGAAGGATTTACAGAGTTTGTGCAGGGGCTTATCAGAAAGCTTGCCTTTGCTGGCAGTTTTGCAGTGGGCTTTGCCCTGGGGTTCAAAGCTTGA
- the mtnC gene encoding acireductone synthase → MIKAIITDIEGTTSSLHYVREVMFPYSKKKLRDFLGAHWEEGHMKDIIKKLEERLGQRVDLELAVKTFEDWIDRDLKEPLLKELQGHIWEEGFLSGELKGHIYEDAYKRLKEWKEKGYRLYVYSSGSVKAQKLFFGNTEYGDITYLFDGFFDTSVGGKKERESYLSIAMSIGIKPEECLFISDVEEEVSAARCAGMKTVRVIRDGEISDSTHRVVRDFTQIEPESL, encoded by the coding sequence ATGATAAAAGCTATAATCACAGATATAGAGGGGACGACCTCTTCCCTTCACTATGTAAGGGAGGTCATGTTCCCCTACTCAAAGAAAAAGCTCCGGGATTTTCTCGGTGCTCACTGGGAAGAGGGGCACATGAAAGACATAATAAAGAAACTTGAGGAAAGGCTCGGTCAGAGGGTAGACCTTGAGCTGGCGGTAAAAACCTTTGAGGACTGGATAGACAGGGACCTCAAAGAGCCTCTTCTCAAAGAGCTTCAGGGACACATATGGGAGGAGGGCTTTCTCTCTGGAGAGCTTAAGGGACACATCTACGAAGATGCCTATAAAAGGCTCAAAGAGTGGAAGGAAAAGGGCTACAGGCTCTATGTGTATTCCTCTGGCTCTGTAAAGGCTCAGAAGCTATTTTTTGGAAACACAGAGTATGGGGACATAACTTATCTCTTTGATGGTTTCTTTGACACTTCCGTGGGGGGCAAGAAGGAAAGGGAGTCTTACCTCAGTATAGCTATGAGCATCGGGATAAAGCCCGAGGAATGCCTCTTCATATCCGATGTGGAAGAGGAAGTAAGCGCCGCAAGGTGTGCAGGTATGAAGACAGTAAGGGTGATAAGGGATGGTGAGATCTCTGACTCCACGCACAGGGTAGTGAGGGACTTTACTCAGATAGAGCCTGAGAGCCTTTAG
- a CDS encoding methylthioribulose 1-phosphate dehydratase, with amino-acid sequence MHAEVSELIEIGRVLHSRGWLPASGGNLSARLGEDKVLITASGSHKGHLTREDFVIVNLKGDVMEGSKKPSAETFLHLLVYRAFPEVNSVLHVHSVNSTLISRVSKGDVWLEGYELLKAFDGIKTHETSLCVPVFENSQHMEELSKLVEGRLREGKFYGFLLKSHGLYTWGRSIREAYIRLEAFEFLLECELKMILKA; translated from the coding sequence ATGCACGCTGAAGTCTCTGAGCTCATAGAGATTGGTAGGGTTCTCCATTCAAGGGGATGGCTTCCTGCGAGCGGTGGGAACCTCTCTGCAAGGCTTGGAGAGGATAAGGTGCTCATAACCGCATCTGGAAGCCACAAGGGACATCTCACAAGAGAGGACTTTGTTATAGTTAACCTGAAGGGTGATGTTATGGAAGGTTCAAAAAAACCCTCCGCAGAAACTTTCCTTCATCTTCTGGTATACAGAGCCTTTCCAGAGGTCAATTCAGTCCTTCATGTTCACTCGGTCAATTCCACCCTCATATCAAGAGTATCCAAGGGTGACGTATGGCTTGAGGGATACGAACTTTTAAAGGCCTTTGACGGCATAAAAACACATGAAACGAGCTTATGCGTTCCAGTTTTTGAAAACTCCCAACACATGGAGGAGCTCTCTAAGCTGGTTGAAGGCAGGCTCAGAGAGGGCAAATTCTACGGCTTTCTTCTCAAGTCTCATGGACTCTACACCTGGGGCAGAAGTATAAGGGAGGCATACATAAGGCTTGAGGCTTTTGAGTTCCTCCTTGAATGCGAGCTTAAGATGATTCTGAAGGCATGA
- the dnaE gene encoding DNA polymerase III subunit alpha: MKDFVHLHLHTQYSLLDGAIKVKDLAKRAKELGYRAVAITDHGNLFGIVDFYRSMKAVGIKPIIGMEAYFTTGSRFDRKGKGSEDNITDRHNHHLILIARNDAGLKNLMKLSTLSYKEGFYYKPRIDYELLSQYHEGLIAITACLKGVPTYYASLGDEEKATEWVKKFLDLFGEDLYLELQSNSLPEQEVANRNLIRIAQRFGVKLIATNDSHYLMPEDRLAHQVLMAIQMKKTLTEIQQGGGLKCANEGLHFASAEEVWEKFRDKFDGWERALLNTLEVAEKTAESFQLLEGGGYLMPHFPTEGVPLQEFLKDLAIKGLKQRIAQGLAEDSREYWERLTFELDVVSRMGFEGYFLIVQDFINWAKSQGIPVGPGRGSAAGSLLAFALGITDVDPIRHGLLFERFLNPERVSMPDIDVDFCMENRDRVIEYVRDKYGAENVAQIITYNVMKAKQTLRDVARALGISYQTADTLAKLIPQGDVQGTWLSLEEMFLVPIEELLKKYGRHRTDIEENATKFRRLCEESPELKKLVEIALRLEGLTRHTSLHAAGVVIAPKPLEELLPLYYDKEGAVATQFDMGKLEEVGLIKMDFLGLKTLTELQKVREFIKERHGVEIDYLSLPLDDRDVYDLLREGNTTGVFQLESSGMKTLLKRLAPDSFEDIVAVLALYRPGPLKSGLVDSYINRKHGKEPVEYPFPELEPVLKETYGVWVYQEQIMKASQILAGFTPGEADTLRKAIGKKKADLMAQMKEKFIKGAVERGYDEKRINQLWEDIEKFASYSFNKSHSVAYGYLSYWTAYAKAHYPEEFFCVKLSTEKNDRKFINLLKDAKAEGFKLLPPDINRSGMDFVIEGQKTIRFGLARIKGVGEDTARLIVESRKRPWTSLGDFIRTVDSKKVNKKTLEALIKAGAFDFSGEKRTELLQRLEGGSLMVKGLFGGERIREEDYSKYEKEVLGFYVSSHPLDPYEKLFRGRVSNLEVLEEVQEGAYTLAGVITELKVKKTQKGNHIALFNLVDKTGIAQVFVFPETYTQNREKIKEDQIIVGRFDLDIDQETEEVKLILREVHTPEEFLRGEGMSIRLVFLKELEEENLLRLKELIRECEDPEGKELTLELRINGYRTLLQADPRIKVGTHIVKFRERLREMGISLEVS; the protein is encoded by the coding sequence ATGAAAGACTTTGTGCATCTTCACCTTCATACGCAGTATTCGCTTTTGGACGGTGCCATAAAGGTGAAAGACCTTGCAAAGAGGGCAAAGGAGCTGGGCTACAGGGCGGTAGCCATCACAGACCACGGGAACCTCTTTGGTATCGTGGACTTTTACAGGAGCATGAAAGCGGTGGGCATAAAGCCCATCATAGGCATGGAAGCCTACTTTACCACTGGTTCTCGCTTTGACAGAAAGGGCAAGGGCTCGGAGGACAACATAACAGACAGACACAATCACCATCTTATACTTATCGCAAGGAATGACGCCGGACTTAAAAACCTCATGAAGCTCTCCACCCTCTCCTACAAGGAGGGTTTTTACTACAAGCCGAGGATTGATTATGAGCTTCTCAGTCAGTATCATGAAGGGCTTATAGCCATAACCGCATGTCTTAAGGGTGTTCCCACCTATTACGCAAGTCTTGGGGATGAGGAAAAGGCCACTGAGTGGGTCAAAAAGTTTTTAGACCTCTTTGGCGAGGACCTTTATCTTGAGCTTCAGTCCAATTCTCTTCCTGAGCAGGAAGTTGCCAACAGAAACCTCATAAGGATAGCCCAGAGATTTGGAGTAAAGCTAATTGCCACCAACGACTCCCACTACCTTATGCCCGAGGACAGACTTGCCCATCAGGTGCTCATGGCAATACAGATGAAAAAAACCCTTACTGAGATTCAGCAGGGTGGAGGACTGAAGTGTGCCAACGAGGGGCTCCATTTTGCCTCCGCCGAGGAGGTATGGGAAAAGTTCAGAGACAAGTTTGATGGATGGGAAAGGGCACTTCTTAACACCCTTGAGGTGGCGGAAAAGACCGCAGAGAGCTTCCAGCTTCTGGAGGGCGGTGGCTATCTCATGCCACACTTTCCCACAGAAGGCGTGCCACTACAGGAATTCTTAAAAGACCTTGCTATAAAAGGGCTAAAACAGAGGATAGCCCAGGGTCTGGCAGAAGATAGCAGAGAATACTGGGAAAGATTGACTTTTGAGCTGGATGTGGTATCCCGCATGGGATTTGAGGGATACTTTCTTATAGTTCAGGACTTTATAAACTGGGCAAAGTCTCAGGGCATACCGGTTGGTCCAGGAAGGGGCTCCGCCGCAGGCTCTCTGCTTGCCTTTGCCCTTGGCATAACGGATGTGGACCCCATAAGGCACGGGCTTTTGTTTGAGAGGTTTCTCAACCCCGAGAGGGTTTCCATGCCCGACATTGACGTGGACTTCTGCATGGAGAACAGAGACAGGGTAATAGAGTATGTGAGGGACAAATACGGTGCAGAGAATGTGGCCCAGATAATCACCTACAACGTGATGAAGGCAAAGCAGACCCTCAGGGATGTGGCAAGAGCCCTTGGCATATCCTATCAGACTGCAGACACGCTTGCCAAGCTCATACCGCAGGGTGATGTGCAGGGCACTTGGCTGTCTCTGGAAGAGATGTTCCTTGTGCCTATAGAGGAGCTTTTGAAAAAATACGGAAGGCACAGAACAGACATAGAGGAAAACGCCACAAAGTTCAGAAGGTTATGTGAGGAAAGCCCTGAGCTAAAGAAGCTTGTAGAGATTGCCCTCAGGCTTGAAGGTCTAACAAGACATACCTCACTGCATGCTGCGGGTGTTGTCATAGCACCAAAACCTCTTGAGGAGCTTCTGCCCCTTTACTACGACAAGGAGGGTGCGGTGGCTACGCAGTTTGACATGGGGAAGCTGGAAGAGGTAGGGCTCATAAAGATGGACTTTCTGGGTCTGAAGACTCTCACGGAGCTTCAGAAGGTGAGGGAGTTCATAAAAGAAAGGCACGGGGTGGAAATAGACTACCTCAGTCTTCCCCTTGACGATAGGGATGTTTATGACCTTTTGAGAGAAGGAAACACCACGGGCGTCTTCCAGCTTGAGAGCAGTGGTATGAAAACCCTGCTTAAAAGACTTGCCCCCGACAGCTTTGAAGACATTGTGGCTGTGCTTGCTCTCTACAGACCTGGACCACTCAAGAGCGGTCTTGTGGATAGCTACATAAACAGAAAGCACGGAAAAGAACCAGTGGAATACCCATTCCCCGAGCTTGAGCCGGTGCTGAAAGAAACCTACGGCGTGTGGGTATATCAGGAACAAATCATGAAAGCCTCTCAGATTCTTGCGGGCTTTACCCCCGGTGAGGCAGATACCCTCAGAAAGGCAATAGGCAAGAAAAAGGCGGACCTTATGGCACAGATGAAAGAAAAGTTCATAAAGGGTGCGGTAGAGAGAGGATACGATGAAAAGAGGATAAACCAGCTCTGGGAAGATATAGAGAAGTTTGCCAGCTATTCTTTTAACAAGTCCCACTCTGTAGCCTACGGTTATCTGTCCTACTGGACTGCCTATGCAAAGGCGCACTACCCTGAGGAGTTTTTCTGCGTAAAGCTCTCAACTGAGAAGAACGACAGAAAGTTTATAAACCTTCTCAAGGATGCAAAGGCAGAGGGCTTTAAACTTCTGCCACCGGACATAAACAGGAGCGGTATGGACTTTGTTATAGAGGGTCAAAAGACCATAAGGTTTGGTCTTGCCCGTATAAAGGGTGTAGGTGAGGACACGGCAAGGCTCATTGTGGAGAGCAGGAAAAGACCATGGACTTCTCTGGGAGACTTCATAAGGACTGTGGACAGCAAAAAGGTTAACAAAAAAACCCTTGAAGCTCTCATAAAGGCGGGAGCCTTTGACTTCAGCGGTGAAAAACGCACGGAGCTGCTTCAGAGGCTTGAGGGTGGCTCTCTAATGGTTAAAGGACTCTTCGGTGGGGAAAGAATAAGGGAAGAGGATTACTCTAAATATGAAAAGGAGGTCCTTGGCTTTTATGTGTCCTCACACCCTCTTGACCCCTATGAAAAGCTCTTCAGGGGCAGGGTTTCAAACCTTGAGGTGCTGGAGGAGGTCCAGGAGGGGGCCTACACCCTCGCAGGAGTTATAACAGAGCTCAAAGTGAAGAAAACACAGAAGGGCAACCATATTGCCCTCTTCAACCTTGTGGACAAAACAGGCATAGCACAGGTCTTTGTCTTCCCAGAAACATACACCCAGAACAGGGAAAAGATAAAGGAAGACCAGATAATAGTGGGCAGGTTTGACCTGGATATAGACCAGGAAACAGAAGAAGTCAAGTTAATCCTCAGGGAGGTGCATACACCCGAGGAGTTCCTCAGAGGTGAGGGCATGAGTATAAGGCTTGTTTTTCTCAAGGAGCTTGAAGAAGAAAATCTTCTGAGGCTGAAAGAGCTCATAAGAGAGTGCGAAGACCCGGAGGGTAAAGAGCTCACCCTTGAGCTGAGGATAAACGGATACAGGACGCTCCTTCAGGCAGACCCGAGGATAAAGGTAGGAACACACATAGTAAAGTTCAGGGAAAGGCTCAGGGAAATGGGCATAAGCTTAGAGGTTTCCTGA
- a CDS encoding MjaI family restriction endonuclease — MNNKRKEWLLNIATNRWQLNRPKYVGKVAEEIRQCSPKKLEDWIEYYREKVRPNKYEDMRKHIPELTIDHYLELLGLELCKRIHENIRKEIESITDEDCVSYIRELVFNRTFQGYIREKQTVYQRLEDMLGVKIEPAPDIWDRKYNIDFYIKCKNGIIGLQIKPITYQQTPQVHNWRSWLKASHERFKREVGGEVFVIFSVKKDKGVKYIYNEDELVESIRKAMILSGGPA, encoded by the coding sequence ATGAATAACAAAAGAAAGGAGTGGTTACTGAATATTGCTACAAACCGATGGCAACTGAATAGACCAAAGTATGTGGGGAAAGTGGCTGAGGAAATACGACAGTGTTCTCCCAAAAAACTGGAAGATTGGATTGAATACTATAGAGAGAAGGTCAGACCAAATAAATACGAAGATATGAGAAAGCATATTCCAGAACTTACTATAGACCATTATCTTGAACTGCTTGGGCTTGAACTTTGTAAAAGAATTCACGAGAATATAAGAAAGGAGATAGAAAGTATAACAGACGAAGACTGTGTTTCTTACATAAGAGAGCTGGTATTCAACAGAACATTTCAGGGCTATATTAGAGAAAAACAAACTGTTTACCAACGCCTTGAGGATATGCTTGGAGTGAAAATTGAGCCTGCACCTGATATCTGGGACAGAAAATATAACATTGACTTTTACATAAAATGTAAAAATGGAATAATAGGCCTTCAGATAAAGCCTATCACCTATCAACAAACTCCTCAGGTGCATAACTGGAGAAGCTGGCTAAAGGCTTCTCATGAAAGATTTAAAAGGGAGGTTGGTGGAGAGGTTTTTGTGATATTCTCCGTAAAAAAAGACAAGGGTGTGAAATATATTTATAACGAGGATGAGCTCGTGGAGTCTATTAGGAAGGCTATGATACTTTCAGGAGGTCCAGCATGA
- a CDS encoding cupin, whose amino-acid sequence MSLLAIFDQEGKLVETVKEYEEIARRLSTIGVRLERWKTDRELPWSASQEEVLQAYREDVDRIVREFDFKSIDVVSLTPDHPRKEELRNMFLSEHTHSDFEVRFFVDGSGTFYLHPDDRVYVVVCEKGDFISVPANTKHWFDMGTEPFFKAIRFFSIPEGWVANFTGSDISTKIPSHDELLELA is encoded by the coding sequence ATGAGCCTACTTGCCATCTTTGACCAAGAGGGAAAACTTGTAGAGACTGTGAAGGAATACGAAGAGATAGCCCGCAGGCTATCCACCATAGGTGTTCGCCTTGAGAGGTGGAAGACAGACAGAGAACTTCCATGGTCTGCAAGCCAGGAAGAGGTGCTACAGGCTTACAGGGAGGATGTGGACAGGATAGTCAGGGAGTTTGATTTTAAGTCCATAGACGTGGTGAGCCTCACACCCGACCATCCAAGAAAGGAAGAGCTAAGAAACATGTTTCTTTCAGAGCATACACATTCGGACTTTGAGGTAAGGTTCTTTGTAGACGGCTCTGGAACCTTTTATCTTCATCCTGATGACAGGGTTTATGTGGTTGTGTGTGAAAAAGGGGACTTTATAAGCGTGCCGGCCAACACTAAACACTGGTTTGACATGGGCACAGAGCCCTTCTTCAAGGCTATAAGGTTCTTCTCCATACCAGAGGGCTGGGTTGCAAACTTCACTGGCTCAGATATATCTACAAAGATACCTTCTCACGATGAGCTCCTGGAGCTGGCATGA
- a CDS encoding site-specific DNA-methyltransferase: MRARLYIADARSMEELEDESVDLVVTSPPYWHIKDYGVEGQIGYGQSLHKYLKDLYLVFRECFRVLKGGTKLCINIGDQFARSVVYGKYKVIPLHAEVISMCEQIGFDYMGAIIWQKKTTMNTTGGANIMGSFPYPPNGVVEIDYEFILIFKKEGKRKVERNIKEASKLTKEEWKEYFSGHWNFGGARQIDHEAVFPEELPRRLIKMFSFVGDTVLDPFSGSGTTLKVAVKLNRKAVGYEVNERYASIARQKLGVFGLDIIKREHKEFKTEPVDYRPSVKDAKPLIDERMLKLGKDNLYRVVDVVSEDTILLSTGLKVKLANIRIKDKKSAIEYLNKYVKGKDVILRIYNELADSDTVRAKVFLKNRIHINRKMVQMDIAEEVRDE, from the coding sequence ATGAGGGCAAGGCTTTATATTGCAGATGCGAGAAGTATGGAGGAACTGGAGGATGAAAGTGTAGACCTTGTTGTTACCTCGCCACCTTACTGGCATATAAAAGATTATGGAGTTGAAGGTCAGATAGGATATGGGCAGAGCCTTCATAAGTATTTAAAAGACCTTTACCTCGTGTTTAGAGAGTGCTTTAGAGTTTTAAAAGGCGGGACGAAGCTGTGTATTAACATAGGAGACCAGTTTGCCAGAAGTGTTGTATACGGAAAGTATAAAGTAATACCCTTGCATGCAGAAGTAATATCCATGTGTGAGCAAATAGGTTTTGACTATATGGGTGCCATAATATGGCAGAAGAAAACCACCATGAACACCACCGGCGGTGCAAACATCATGGGAAGTTTTCCCTATCCACCGAATGGAGTTGTAGAAATAGACTACGAGTTTATTCTTATATTCAAAAAGGAAGGCAAAAGAAAAGTTGAAAGGAATATCAAAGAAGCCTCTAAGTTGACAAAAGAAGAATGGAAAGAATATTTTTCAGGTCACTGGAACTTTGGAGGTGCAAGGCAGATAGACCACGAAGCGGTATTTCCTGAAGAGCTCCCAAGAAGACTTATAAAGATGTTTTCTTTCGTTGGAGATACAGTGCTTGACCCCTTTTCAGGCAGTGGAACCACTCTTAAGGTGGCGGTTAAGCTAAATAGAAAGGCTGTGGGCTACGAGGTTAATGAGAGATATGCATCTATAGCAAGGCAGAAGCTGGGCGTATTCGGGCTTGATATTATAAAAAGAGAGCATAAGGAGTTTAAGACAGAACCAGTAGACTACAGACCAAGTGTTAAGGATGCAAAACCATTAATTGATGAAAGAATGTTAAAGCTTGGTAAAGATAACTTATACAGAGTTGTGGATGTGGTTTCTGAAGATACCATACTGCTTTCTACAGGATTGAAAGTAAAACTTGCAAATATAAGAATTAAAGACAAGAAATCTGCTATTGAATACCTAAATAAGTATGTGAAAGGAAAGGATGTTATACTCAGAATATATAATGAACTAGCAGACTCGGATACGGTCAGGGCTAAGGTTTTTCTGAAGAACAGAATACACATAAACAGAAAAATGGTTCAGATGGACATAGCAGAGGAGGTAAGGGATGAATAA
- a CDS encoding cytochrome C oxidase subunit I, with protein MQRRWLMLSIISLGLGGFLALVAAVARTPAVYKLVPPGYFYHSIIGHVDLAIVGFFLTFSLLLWQITFREELKLPFYLSLGGVFLIAFVSLLGIGRGVSNNYLPTIDHPLFWLGAFIFFAGFWLGAFILTGKAESGVFSENPREHLASVSVLLSVLMFFAFVTSIPKSGSREELYLFYERLYWAPGHVHQFINGVMFLYAWYYLFEIRGVKLQLGRLKYLSFLFLSFCFMYVFIPVIFGDPVSESARRLTDLGYAVGLGLPIFFHIFFLLKNFRAGRDLYSTAFVISLTLYLLGVFIAYAGVLPSLVYYFIEPSAGYMGMKSSLSIPAHYHGVITSQTLAFMAVAYHLFKEFGYTQKLSKISLPQVYLYGSGMVLFVLGLFFAGLKGAPRKTYGTGFTDDPLVLLSLSLMGVGTLLAVAGGVIFVLYSLRVLSKGSQALSE; from the coding sequence ATGCAAAGAAGATGGCTTATGCTTTCCATAATCTCACTGGGGCTTGGTGGTTTTCTTGCCCTTGTTGCGGCCGTGGCGAGGACTCCTGCGGTCTACAAGCTGGTCCCTCCAGGATACTTTTATCATTCGATCATAGGGCATGTGGACCTTGCCATAGTGGGCTTTTTCCTGACTTTTAGTCTTCTTCTCTGGCAGATAACCTTCAGAGAGGAGCTAAAACTTCCCTTCTACCTTTCCCTGGGTGGCGTTTTCCTCATAGCTTTTGTCTCCCTGCTGGGCATTGGCAGGGGGGTATCCAACAACTATCTGCCCACTATAGACCATCCCCTCTTCTGGCTCGGTGCTTTTATTTTCTTTGCGGGCTTCTGGCTTGGTGCCTTTATATTAACAGGCAAGGCAGAGTCCGGAGTGTTTTCAGAAAATCCGAGGGAGCACCTTGCCTCCGTGTCGGTTCTGCTTTCCGTGCTTATGTTTTTTGCCTTTGTTACTTCTATTCCCAAGTCGGGCTCAAGGGAGGAGCTTTACCTGTTTTATGAAAGGCTCTACTGGGCACCGGGACATGTGCATCAGTTTATAAACGGTGTGATGTTTCTGTATGCATGGTATTACCTGTTTGAGATAAGGGGCGTAAAGCTTCAGCTTGGAAGGCTCAAGTATCTGAGTTTTCTCTTTCTTTCTTTCTGCTTTATGTATGTGTTCATTCCCGTAATATTTGGAGACCCGGTCTCCGAGAGTGCAAGAAGGCTCACGGACCTTGGTTATGCTGTGGGGCTTGGTCTTCCCATATTTTTTCACATATTTTTCCTGCTTAAAAACTTCAGGGCTGGCAGGGACCTTTATTCAACCGCCTTTGTCATTTCCCTTACCCTCTATCTTCTTGGCGTTTTCATAGCCTATGCGGGAGTGCTTCCCTCTCTTGTGTATTATTTTATAGAACCCTCTGCGGGATACATGGGCATGAAGTCCAGCCTGAGCATACCCGCTCACTACCACGGCGTGATAACAAGTCAGACTCTTGCCTTCATGGCAGTTGCCTATCATCTCTTTAAGGAGTTTGGCTACACTCAGAAGCTCAGCAAGATTTCCCTGCCACAGGTTTATCTTTATGGTTCTGGTATGGTGCTTTTCGTGCTGGGGCTTTTCTTTGCAGGACTCAAGGGTGCACCGAGGAAGACCTATGGCACTGGCTTTACCGATGACCCCCTTGTGCTTCTGTCTCTGAGTCTTATGGGTGTGGGCACCCTTCTTGCGGTGGCAGGCGGGGTGATTTTCGTGCTCTACTCCCTGAGGGTTCTGTCTAAAGGCTCTCAGGCTCTATCTGAGTAA